One Gammaproteobacteria bacterium DNA segment encodes these proteins:
- a CDS encoding 3-deoxy-D-manno-octulosonic acid kinase translates to MSFQASHILIAGRHILYDGASAFDPGWFEADERRRRGWAAEEAGGGRQRAEFFRADGAEYLVKHYGRGGLPARLTEDRYLYRGWNHTRPFAEWRLLAALHRRGLPAPRPVAASFRRRGAVYTADLIVASCRPALPLSGLLRAAPLGEANWRAIGKTLRRFHDEGVWHADLNAHNVLVDKDAAAVVLVDFDRSRIRRAANHWKRANIARLERSLDKLSAQYSALYFSRADFNALRDAYCGG, encoded by the coding sequence TTGAGTTTCCAAGCGTCACATATTCTGATTGCGGGCCGCCATATCCTATACGATGGCGCCAGCGCCTTCGACCCCGGCTGGTTTGAAGCCGACGAGCGCCGGCGGCGCGGGTGGGCGGCGGAGGAAGCCGGCGGCGGCAGGCAGCGCGCCGAATTCTTTCGCGCCGACGGCGCCGAATACCTGGTCAAGCACTATGGCCGCGGCGGCCTGCCCGCGCGCCTGACCGAAGACCGCTACCTGTACCGCGGCTGGAACCACACGCGCCCGTTCGCCGAATGGCGCCTGCTGGCGGCGCTGCACCGGCGCGGCCTGCCGGCGCCGCGCCCGGTGGCCGCGTCGTTCCGCCGCCGCGGCGCCGTCTATACGGCGGATTTGATTGTCGCCAGTTGCCGCCCGGCGCTGCCGCTGTCCGGCCTGCTGCGCGCGGCGCCGCTCGGCGAGGCCAACTGGCGCGCCATCGGCAAGACGCTGCGCCGCTTTCACGACGAAGGCGTGTGGCACGCCGACCTGAACGCCCACAATGTGCTGGTGGACAAGGACGCCGCGGCGGTCGTGCTGGTGGATTTCGACCGCTCGCGCATCCGCCGCGCCGCCAACCACTGGAAGCGCGCCAACATCGCGCGCCTTGAACGCTCGCTCGACAAACTGTCCGCGCAATACAGCGCGCTGTACTTCAGCCGCGCCGACTTCAACGCACTGCGCGACGCCTACTGCGGCGGCTGA
- the thiC gene encoding phosphomethylpyrimidine synthase ThiC has product MSTATQQIQEIVRQLPSGERRLRKVYVAGSRADVRVGMREITQDDTPTSFGSERNPPIPVYDTAGPYSAEHAETDLLSGLAPVRDGWIAGRGDSETLQRPGSDFTRDRAADRRVDAVRFEARRPPRRARAGCNVTQMHYARRGIVTPEMEYVAIREDLRLRELRDDPAYAKLLRQHAGRDFNAAVPREVTPEFVRDEVARGRAIIPANINHPESEPMAIGRNFLVKVNANIGNSAVTSSVAEEVEKMVWAARWGADTVMDLSTGKNIHETREWILRNSPVPIGTVPIYQALEKVGGKAEELDWEVFRDTLIEQAEQGVDYFTIHAGVLLRHVPLTAERVTGIVSRGGSILAKWCLAHHRENFLYAHFDEMCDIMKQYDVAFSLGDGLRPGCIADANDEAQFAELKTLGELTRTAWKHDVQVMIEGPGHIPMQLVHENVERELRECGEAPFYTLGPLVTDIAPAYDHITSAIGAAMIGWFGTAMLCYVTPKEHLGLPDRDDVRDGLIAYKIAAHAADLAKGHPGAQLRDNALSKARFEFRWQDQFNLGLDPERAREFHDRTLPQESAKVAHFCSMCGPHFCSMKITQDVRAYAKSRGLRDVRIAVESGLDEKAKEFRDSGAEIYRKI; this is encoded by the coding sequence ATGAGTACCGCAACACAGCAAATTCAGGAGATAGTCCGGCAACTGCCGTCCGGCGAGCGCCGCCTGCGCAAGGTGTATGTGGCCGGGTCGCGCGCCGATGTGCGCGTCGGCATGCGCGAGATAACGCAGGATGACACGCCGACGAGTTTCGGCAGCGAACGCAACCCGCCGATTCCGGTGTACGACACCGCCGGGCCTTATTCCGCCGAACACGCGGAAACGGATTTGCTGAGCGGGCTTGCGCCGGTGCGCGACGGCTGGATTGCCGGGCGCGGCGACAGCGAGACGCTGCAACGCCCCGGTTCGGACTTCACCCGCGACCGCGCCGCCGACCGCCGCGTTGACGCCGTTCGTTTTGAGGCGCGGCGCCCGCCGCGGCGCGCGCGCGCCGGTTGCAATGTAACGCAGATGCACTACGCCCGGCGCGGCATCGTGACGCCGGAGATGGAATATGTCGCCATCCGCGAGGACCTGCGCCTGCGCGAGTTGCGCGACGACCCGGCCTACGCGAAACTGCTGCGCCAGCACGCCGGGCGCGATTTCAACGCCGCCGTGCCGCGCGAGGTGACGCCGGAGTTCGTCCGCGACGAGGTCGCGCGCGGGCGCGCCATCATCCCGGCCAACATCAACCACCCCGAATCCGAGCCGATGGCCATTGGCCGCAATTTCCTGGTCAAGGTCAACGCCAACATCGGCAATTCGGCGGTGACCTCGTCGGTCGCCGAGGAAGTCGAGAAGATGGTGTGGGCGGCGCGCTGGGGCGCCGACACGGTGATGGATCTCTCGACCGGCAAGAACATCCACGAGACGCGCGAGTGGATACTGCGCAACTCGCCGGTGCCCATCGGCACGGTGCCGATTTACCAGGCGCTTGAGAAAGTCGGCGGCAAGGCCGAGGAACTGGACTGGGAGGTTTTCCGCGACACGCTGATTGAACAGGCCGAGCAGGGCGTGGATTATTTCACGATACACGCGGGCGTGCTGCTGCGCCATGTGCCGCTGACGGCGGAGCGCGTGACCGGCATTGTCTCGCGCGGCGGCTCAATCCTGGCGAAGTGGTGCCTGGCGCACCACCGCGAGAATTTCCTCTACGCGCATTTCGACGAGATGTGCGACATCATGAAGCAGTATGATGTCGCCTTCTCGCTGGGCGACGGCCTGCGTCCGGGCTGCATCGCCGACGCCAACGACGAGGCGCAGTTCGCCGAACTCAAGACCCTCGGCGAACTGACGCGCACCGCCTGGAAGCACGATGTGCAGGTGATGATCGAGGGGCCGGGGCACATTCCGATGCAACTCGTGCACGAGAATGTCGAGCGCGAATTGCGCGAGTGCGGCGAGGCGCCGTTTTACACTTTGGGGCCGCTGGTCACCGACATCGCGCCGGCCTACGACCACATCACTTCGGCCATCGGCGCGGCGATGATCGGCTGGTTCGGCACCGCGATGCTGTGCTATGTGACGCCGAAGGAGCACCTCGGCCTGCCCGACCGCGACGATGTGCGCGACGGCCTCATCGCCTACAAGATCGCGGCCCACGCCGCCGACCTCGCCAAGGGCCACCCGGGCGCGCAACTGCGCGACAACGCGCTTTCAAAGGCGCGCTTTGAATTCCGCTGGCAGGACCAGTTCAACCTCGGCCTCGACCCCGAACGCGCGCGCGAATTCCACGACCGGACGCTGCCGCAGGAGTCGGCCAAGGTCGCGCACTTCTGCTCGATGTGCGGCCCGCATTTCTGCTCGATGAAGATTACGCAGGATGTTCGCGCCTACGCCAAAAGCAGGGGGCTGCGCGATGTGCGGATTGCCGTTGAGTCCGGCCTTGACGAGAAAGCGAAGGAATTCCGGGACTCGGGCGCCGAGATTTACCGCAAGATTTAG
- a CDS encoding TolC family outer membrane protein has translation MPDKVPFAALLIALFAVPAAASDADDLAGLYELAVENDARFHASRARYEAVVLNPAISRARLLPQISLSASRSRFPERKIRGQAFGLRQNERNEFSYNFRSHSVNVTQSLFNLEYYIELQKSNSEAERARLDFEAARQDLIVRLAEAYFGVLSAQDDLEFARAEKEALARQLEQAQSRFELGLDPITDTRRAEAAYDLAVADEISAANRLDVSRSVLRVITGRAAGELRALADTAPTVAPSPDNAAAWIEAALGKNLRLLSQQLAANIAAAEAERLRAGHYPTLDLYADRNERDVRGGPSPQTVRDVEVGVRLNLPLFSGGGVHYRTRQAAHLHQEAMQQLEETRRDTRQMAEEAYLNAAAGVSRVAALAKARESARVSYESNQAGFAVGTRSSVDVLLALEDLFDAERDYSDTRHEYILNTLRLKRVAGSLSHEDVRAISHWLK, from the coding sequence ATGCCTGACAAAGTGCCGTTCGCCGCGCTGTTGATTGCATTGTTTGCCGTGCCGGCGGCGGCGAGTGATGCCGACGACCTGGCCGGCCTGTATGAACTGGCCGTTGAAAACGACGCGCGTTTTCATGCCAGCCGCGCGCGCTACGAGGCCGTCGTGCTGAACCCCGCCATCAGCCGTGCGCGCCTGCTGCCGCAAATTTCGCTGTCGGCGTCGCGCTCGCGCTTTCCGGAGCGCAAAATTCGCGGCCAGGCCTTCGGCCTGCGGCAGAACGAGCGGAATGAATTCTCGTACAATTTTCGCTCGCACTCGGTGAATGTGACGCAGTCGCTTTTCAATCTTGAGTACTACATTGAACTGCAAAAATCCAACTCGGAAGCGGAACGCGCGCGGCTTGATTTTGAGGCGGCGCGCCAGGATTTGATTGTCAGGCTGGCCGAGGCGTATTTCGGCGTGCTGTCGGCGCAGGATGACCTGGAATTCGCGCGCGCCGAGAAAGAGGCGCTGGCGCGCCAACTGGAACAGGCGCAAAGCCGCTTTGAACTCGGCCTGGACCCGATCACCGACACCCGCAGGGCCGAGGCCGCCTACGACCTCGCCGTCGCCGACGAGATTTCGGCGGCCAACCGGCTGGATGTCAGCCGCTCGGTGCTGCGCGTCATCACCGGGCGCGCCGCCGGTGAACTGCGCGCGCTGGCCGACACGGCGCCGACCGTCGCGCCGTCCCCGGACAACGCCGCGGCGTGGATTGAGGCCGCGCTCGGCAAGAACCTGCGCCTTCTGTCGCAGCAACTGGCGGCCAACATCGCCGCCGCCGAGGCCGAACGCCTGCGCGCCGGCCACTACCCGACGCTCGACCTCTACGCCGACCGCAACGAACGCGATGTGCGCGGCGGACCGTCGCCGCAAACGGTGCGCGATGTTGAGGTCGGCGTGCGCCTGAACCTGCCGCTGTTCTCCGGCGGCGGCGTCCACTACCGCACCCGGCAGGCCGCGCACCTGCACCAGGAGGCGATGCAGCAACTGGAGGAAACCCGCCGCGACACGCGCCAGATGGCGGAGGAAGCCTATCTGAACGCCGCCGCCGGCGTCAGCCGCGTCGCGGCGCTGGCGAAAGCGCGGGAATCGGCGCGGGTCTCGTACGAGTCGAACCAGGCCGGCTTCGCCGTCGGCACGCGCTCGTCGGTGGATGTGCTGCTGGCGCTGGAAGACCTGTTTGACGCCGAACGCGATTACAGCGACACGCGCCACGAATACATCCTGAACACGCTGCGGCTGAAACGGGTCGCCGGTTCGCTGTCGCACGAAGATGTGCGGGCAATCTCGCACTGGCTGAAATAA
- a CDS encoding glycosyltransferase family 9 protein yields MSGLFAQPPQNLCLIRLSAVGDVVHLLPIVHTIKKFRQNTKIAWIIGQAEHSLVAGLPGVEFIVFDKAAGPAAYVGLARKLRRRRFDALLLMQYSMRAHLASLCVRAPVRIGFDRARSKDLHGWFVNRRIKACERGHVLDGLFGFTEALGIGERQLRWQRCHDDEEQAFAQRRLPGAQKTLLISPCSSHPLRNWPAPRYAEVADYAARRHAMRVVLTGGNSAVERHYRDDIVRRARGDIIDLVGRTTLRQLAALIARADAVVAPDSGPAHIAACSATPVIGLYAATNPDRAAPRLSRQWCVNRYPETVRAELGAAVDDIAWGTKLERPGVMERITTEEVCAMLDRLMEGGGQAVRGARRRA; encoded by the coding sequence ATGTCCGGACTCTTTGCACAACCTCCGCAGAACCTGTGCCTGATTCGCCTGTCGGCGGTGGGCGATGTCGTCCATCTGCTGCCCATTGTCCATACTATAAAAAAATTCCGGCAAAACACAAAGATTGCGTGGATTATCGGCCAGGCCGAGCATTCGCTGGTGGCCGGGCTGCCCGGCGTCGAGTTCATCGTCTTTGACAAGGCGGCGGGGCCTGCGGCCTATGTCGGCCTTGCCCGCAAACTGCGGCGGCGGCGTTTTGACGCGCTGCTGCTGATGCAATATTCAATGCGCGCGCACCTGGCGAGTTTGTGCGTGCGCGCGCCGGTTCGCATCGGCTTTGACCGGGCGAGATCGAAAGACCTGCACGGCTGGTTTGTCAACCGCCGCATCAAGGCGTGCGAACGCGGGCATGTGCTCGACGGCCTGTTCGGTTTCACCGAGGCGCTCGGCATCGGCGAACGGCAACTGCGCTGGCAGCGCTGCCACGACGATGAAGAACAGGCGTTCGCACAACGCCGCCTGCCCGGCGCGCAAAAAACGCTGTTGATCAGCCCGTGTTCAAGCCATCCGCTTCGCAACTGGCCGGCGCCGCGCTACGCCGAAGTCGCCGATTACGCGGCGCGGCGCCACGCCATGCGCGTCGTGCTGACCGGCGGCAACAGCGCGGTTGAGCGCCACTACCGCGACGACATCGTGCGGCGTGCGCGCGGCGACATCATTGACCTGGTCGGGCGCACGACGCTGCGGCAACTGGCGGCGCTGATTGCGCGCGCCGACGCCGTTGTCGCGCCCGACTCGGGGCCGGCGCACATCGCGGCGTGTTCGGCGACGCCGGTCATCGGCCTGTATGCGGCGACCAACCCCGACCGCGCCGCGCCGCGCCTGAGCCGGCAATGGTGCGTCAACCGCTATCCCGAAACGGTGCGCGCCGAACTCGGCGCGGCGGTGGACGACATTGCGTGGGGAACCAAACTGGAACGCCCCGGCGTGATGGAGCGCATCACGACGGAAGAAGTGTGCGCGATGCTGGACCGGTTGATGGAGGGCGGGGGGCAGGCCGTGCGCGGTGCGCGGCGGCGGGCGTGA
- a CDS encoding putative DNA binding domain-containing protein: protein MLKSDLLELISRGEGAKIEFKTDDVRPESMAKEIVSFANMNGGYILIGVEDGTQKIVGVRRENLQAWIMDTVIGQHVHPAILPDYEEIPVNGAKVAVVNVPGGIAKPYVLRHNDREDIYVRYGDTCQLATREQTLRLFDAGGLLSVEELPVHGSRLDDLDERRYTEYFQKVLGEAPMENQREILVNRSFLVGDENPENCSIFAHVLFAKQPGLRLPQAVARLTVYPGEDKDYDTNFDKILDVPFLEFRGEISGNDVIEPALHERLLDLVEPYVSEDELPRGTRIRKWDYPRKVIRELIVNALTHRDWTKQDYVRVVVYKNRMEITSPGALPNGMTVERIKSGAQVLRNPKLVRIFSEYGYLEDQGLGIRRKVIPLMREHNNSEPEFEATEDYFKVTLWKQKPQSPA from the coding sequence ATGCTGAAAAGTGATTTGCTGGAATTGATAAGCCGCGGCGAAGGGGCAAAAATCGAGTTCAAAACCGATGATGTCCGCCCTGAATCCATGGCAAAAGAGATTGTCTCTTTTGCCAATATGAACGGCGGATATATTTTAATCGGCGTTGAGGATGGCACTCAAAAAATCGTTGGCGTGCGAAGGGAAAATCTTCAGGCGTGGATTATGGACACGGTGATTGGACAGCATGTACACCCCGCAATACTGCCGGATTATGAAGAGATTCCGGTAAATGGAGCAAAGGTGGCTGTTGTAAACGTTCCCGGAGGGATTGCCAAACCATATGTGCTGAGACACAACGACCGCGAAGACATCTATGTTCGTTATGGCGACACATGCCAGTTGGCGACTCGTGAGCAAACCCTCCGGCTGTTTGATGCGGGCGGACTATTGTCTGTGGAGGAGTTACCTGTCCACGGCTCCCGGCTTGACGACCTGGATGAGCGCCGCTACACGGAATATTTTCAGAAAGTTCTCGGGGAAGCGCCAATGGAGAATCAGCGGGAAATACTGGTTAACCGCAGTTTCCTTGTAGGCGACGAAAACCCTGAAAATTGCAGTATTTTTGCTCACGTCCTGTTTGCCAAACAGCCCGGACTAAGGCTTCCTCAGGCAGTGGCACGGCTTACCGTGTATCCCGGCGAAGACAAAGACTATGACACAAACTTTGACAAAATACTGGATGTGCCATTTTTGGAATTTCGCGGCGAGATATCCGGCAATGATGTCATCGAACCCGCTTTGCACGAGCGATTGCTGGACCTTGTGGAGCCGTATGTCAGTGAAGACGAACTGCCCAGGGGAACACGCATAAGAAAGTGGGACTACCCAAGGAAGGTCATCCGGGAGTTAATCGTCAACGCACTCACGCACAGGGACTGGACAAAACAAGACTATGTGCGTGTGGTGGTTTACAAAAACCGCATGGAGATAACCAGCCCCGGGGCGCTGCCCAACGGAATGACAGTCGAAAGAATCAAAAGCGGAGCGCAGGTGCTTCGCAATCCGAAACTGGTGAGAATTTTCAGCGAATACGGTTATCTGGAAGATCAAGGGCTGGGCATCCGCCGCAAGGTGATTCCCTTGATGCGCGAGCACAACAACTCAGAGCCGGAGTTTGAGGCCACCGAGGATTATTTCAAAGTCACTCTGTGGAAACAAAAACCGCAATCCCCCGCTTGA
- a CDS encoding rhodanese-like domain-containing protein: MQDLPPRDLERFLESLPGGFPGGAHAPCTLLDVREQWEFDIVHLPGSVLIPLSQLPRRIGNLDAGRPVVVICHHGVRSRAAAQLLEQSGFTQVINLKGGIDAWAREVNPNMAVYA, encoded by the coding sequence ATGCAGGACCTGCCGCCACGCGACCTTGAACGCTTTCTGGAAAGCCTCCCAGGGGGTTTCCCCGGCGGCGCGCACGCGCCGTGCACGCTGCTGGATGTCCGCGAGCAGTGGGAATTTGACATCGTGCACCTGCCCGGCTCGGTGCTGATTCCGCTGTCGCAACTGCCGCGGCGCATCGGCAATCTCGACGCAGGCCGCCCCGTCGTCGTCATCTGCCACCACGGCGTTCGCAGCCGCGCGGCGGCGCAACTGCTGGAACAAAGCGGCTTCACCCAGGTCATCAACCTGAAAGGCGGCATTGACGCCTGGGCACGCGAAGTCAACCCGAACATGGCCGTCTATGCCTGA
- the rfaD gene encoding ADP-glyceromanno-heptose 6-epimerase — MLIVTGAAGFIGSNVVAALNERGTDDILAVDNLENGRKVANLGDLKIADYMDKDDFFERLEDGHTFPSVEAVIHEGACTSTVEWDGRYMMHNNFEYSKVLLHYCRRHAIPLQYASSAGVYGNSGVFAEDEANERPMTIYAYSKWLFDRTVRRVLAGDGSPVAGFRYFNVYGPREGHKDFMCSAPWHFNRQLREDGRVRVFGANETCAAGEHRRDFTHVDDVVRVKLWWLDAENRPSGVFNLGSGAARTFREVADAVVAWHGAGEVEYIPFPDELKSVYQDFTEADLTRLRAAGYDGEFTSLEQGVGRYLEWLAQHRQGVHRA, encoded by the coding sequence ATGCTGATTGTCACCGGCGCCGCGGGTTTCATCGGCAGCAATGTCGTCGCCGCGCTGAACGAACGCGGCACGGACGACATCCTGGCCGTGGACAACCTTGAGAACGGGCGCAAGGTGGCCAATCTCGGCGACCTGAAAATCGCCGACTACATGGACAAGGACGACTTCTTCGAGCGCCTTGAAGACGGCCACACCTTCCCGTCCGTCGAGGCGGTCATTCACGAGGGCGCCTGCACTTCCACCGTCGAGTGGGACGGGCGCTACATGATGCACAACAATTTTGAGTACTCAAAAGTCCTGCTGCACTACTGCCGCCGCCACGCGATTCCGCTGCAATATGCGTCGTCGGCGGGCGTCTATGGCAACAGCGGCGTCTTCGCCGAGGACGAGGCCAACGAAAGGCCGATGACGATTTACGCCTACTCAAAATGGCTTTTCGACCGCACTGTGCGGCGCGTGCTGGCCGGGGACGGCTCGCCGGTCGCGGGCTTCCGGTATTTCAATGTGTATGGGCCGCGCGAGGGGCACAAGGATTTCATGTGCAGCGCGCCGTGGCATTTCAACCGCCAGTTGCGCGAAGACGGCAGGGTGCGCGTCTTCGGCGCCAACGAGACCTGCGCCGCTGGCGAGCACCGCCGCGATTTCACGCATGTGGACGATGTGGTGCGCGTCAAACTGTGGTGGCTGGACGCCGAAAACAGGCCGAGCGGCGTTTTCAATCTCGGCAGCGGCGCCGCGCGCACTTTCAGGGAGGTCGCCGACGCGGTCGTCGCCTGGCACGGCGCGGGCGAAGTTGAATACATTCCGTTTCCGGACGAATTGAAGTCCGTTTATCAGGATTTCACCGAAGCCGATTTGACGCGCCTGCGGGCGGCGGGCTACGACGGCGAATTCACCTCGCTTGAACAGGGCGTCGGGCGTTATCTTGAATGGCTCGCGCAACATCGGCAGGGCGTTCACCGGGCGTGA
- a CDS encoding TonB-dependent receptor: MLRVVPLSMLNAAPPAVPLAMLFAALLAAPPAHAARAGGDEAERLVITATRMPTPPARIAGGVTVITAADIARHQYRELSAALAGVPGLHVARTGVVGAQTSVFVRGAESDHVLVLVDGVQMTDPSNDRFAFADFRLDRVERIEIVRGAHSAQYGSEAIGGVIHIITKRGTGKPSLRARTEAGSFGSEDIALEASGAAGALDWSANVSRFVTDGESHTPRRLRGGGGRERDGYERAAAGLKAGWQITDAARLSLTHSYSHFDAEYDSGAGENPASARSGHERATSLRFDGDYFGGLWRPRWSLASFSREEINREGAARTGHTDSRRFQAAWRNRFVLGPRFRLLAGAETELEKLRVGGDFSRSARSRALHAQIEWTPADDLSFGAGWRNEDPDDFGSERSYNLSAVFAPFAGLRFHAAFGTGFKAPSLSNRFRDFPAFSFFANPDLRPETSRSREAGFDWEAGGVGVGAIWFRNRIRDLIDTAPSGRTLTNRNRASIEGLESYLRWQMSDTFGLRVDYTLTSAKDGNRRRLLRRPLRKAGFDLSWRPRPGTSLNLQWNVNGPATDIGRVTFARVREGGYSTVNLAARHRLRDGVDLLVRAENLLDKRYEPVNGFAGTGASWYAGLSFGPPG; the protein is encoded by the coding sequence ATGTTGCGTGTTGTGCCGCTCTCCATGCTGAACGCCGCGCCGCCCGCCGTGCCGCTGGCCATGTTATTCGCCGCGCTGCTCGCCGCGCCGCCGGCGCACGCGGCACGCGCGGGCGGCGACGAAGCCGAGCGGCTGGTCATCACCGCGACGCGGATGCCGACGCCGCCGGCGCGTATCGCCGGCGGCGTCACCGTCATCACCGCCGCCGACATCGCCCGCCATCAGTACCGTGAGTTGTCCGCCGCGCTGGCGGGCGTGCCCGGTTTGCATGTCGCGCGCACCGGCGTTGTCGGCGCGCAGACCTCGGTGTTTGTGCGCGGCGCCGAATCCGACCATGTGCTGGTGCTGGTGGACGGCGTCCAGATGACCGACCCGTCGAACGACCGGTTTGCCTTCGCCGACTTCCGCCTCGACCGCGTCGAGCGCATCGAGATTGTGCGCGGCGCGCACAGCGCGCAGTACGGCTCCGAGGCCATCGGCGGCGTCATCCACATCATCACGAAGCGCGGCACCGGCAAACCGTCGCTGCGCGCACGCACCGAGGCCGGTTCGTTCGGCTCCGAAGACATCGCGCTGGAGGCGTCGGGCGCCGCCGGCGCGCTGGATTGGTCGGCGAATGTGTCGCGTTTTGTTACCGACGGCGAAAGCCACACGCCGCGCCGCCTGCGCGGCGGCGGCGGCCGCGAGCGCGACGGCTACGAACGCGCCGCCGCCGGGCTGAAGGCGGGGTGGCAAATCACCGATGCGGCGCGGCTGTCGCTGACGCACAGTTACAGCCATTTTGACGCCGAATACGACAGCGGCGCCGGCGAAAACCCGGCGTCTGCGCGCAGTGGCCACGAGCGCGCCACATCGCTGCGGTTTGACGGCGATTATTTCGGCGGCTTGTGGCGTCCGCGCTGGTCGCTGGCGTCTTTTTCAAGGGAAGAGATTAACCGCGAAGGCGCCGCGCGCACCGGCCACACCGACAGCCGGCGTTTTCAGGCCGCCTGGCGCAACCGGTTTGTTCTCGGCCCGCGTTTCCGGCTGCTGGCGGGCGCCGAGACCGAACTGGAAAAATTGCGCGTCGGCGGTGACTTCAGCCGCAGCGCGCGCAGCCGCGCGCTGCACGCGCAGATTGAATGGACGCCCGCCGACGATCTGTCTTTCGGCGCCGGCTGGCGCAACGAAGACCCGGATGATTTCGGCAGCGAGAGAAGTTACAACCTGTCCGCCGTGTTCGCGCCGTTCGCGGGCCTGCGCTTTCATGCGGCGTTCGGCACCGGCTTCAAGGCGCCGTCGCTGAGCAACCGCTTCCGGGATTTCCCGGCCTTTTCATTCTTCGCCAACCCCGATCTCAGGCCGGAAACCAGCCGCAGCCGCGAAGCCGGTTTTGACTGGGAGGCGGGCGGCGTCGGCGTCGGCGCAATCTGGTTCCGCAACCGGATACGCGACCTGATTGACACGGCGCCCTCCGGGCGAACGCTGACCAACCGCAACCGCGCCTCCATTGAAGGCCTGGAAAGTTACCTGCGCTGGCAGATGTCGGACACCTTCGGCCTGCGCGTTGACTACACGCTGACTTCCGCCAAAGACGGCAACCGCCGGCGCCTGCTGCGCCGCCCGCTCAGAAAAGCCGGGTTTGACTTGTCGTGGCGGCCCCGTCCCGGCACATCGCTGAACCTGCAATGGAATGTCAACGGCCCGGCCACCGACATTGGCCGCGTCACTTTCGCGAGAGTGCGCGAAGGCGGTTACTCGACAGTCAACCT